One Coffea arabica cultivar ET-39 chromosome 5e, Coffea Arabica ET-39 HiFi, whole genome shotgun sequence DNA segment encodes these proteins:
- the LOC113688487 gene encoding uncharacterized protein isoform X1: protein MESIKVQSDFLAPDSGELVESSEKGKCPEGKSEGFIGVLDVYIHQAMDIHNICIYQNQDVYARLSLTGDPEQVVSTQIINGGGRNPVFDENVRLNVRTIDSSVRCEVWMLSRVRNYLEDQLLGFTAVPLCEVLIENGKPEQEFSLSSSDLYHSPAGFVQLTLTYTGASPDVLEIPASHSCTVVDVSNKDSEVDDSVPCELDKIEFPDPEIVNENERMASEYFAIPCPDLECKSAEQCASASSDGQLTIRNNGCVQEAVALDGQGANDVPVGETPPTILKTAEPPSVLVPINPSSVSHELSIPEPQNQDEVSKLKDKGPSPVNNVATEVPDSTITQSVVNVTIEPEQKVVQQEIVEIYMKSMQQFTEALAKMKLPMDIGDSSGADNVDSSTSGTSGSSEKANASKSSEPSPKVFYGSRAFF from the coding sequence ATGGAGTCCATCAAAGTGCAGTCTGATTTCTTAGCTCCAGATTCTGGGGAATTAGTTGAAAGTAGTGAAAAGGGGAAATGTCCAGAAGGAAAGTCAGAGGGTTTCATTGGGGTTCTTGATGTTTATATACATCAAGCAATGGATATTCATAACATATGCATATATCAAAATCAAGATGTGTATGCCAGACTTTCCTTGACTGGTGATCCAGAACAAGTAGTTTCAACTCAAATTATTAATGGTGGGGGAAGGAATCCAGTTTTTGATGAAAATGTTCGGTTAAATGTCCGAACTATCGATTCATCGGTTAGATGTGAGGTTTGGATGCTTAGTAGGGTGCGGAATTATTTAGAAGACCAGTTGTTGGGATTCACAGCGGTGCCTCTTTGTGAAGTTCTCATTGAGAATGGTAAACCGGAACAAGAATTTTCACTCTCTTCAAGTGATTTATACCATTCTCCTGCTGGTTTTGTACAACTAACTCTCACCTACACTGGCGCATCACCTGATGTTCTTGAAATCCCTGCATCACACTCTTGTACCGTTGTAGATGTTTCTAATAAAGATTCCGAGGTTGATGATTCAGTACCCTGTGAACTAGATAAAATTGAGTTTCCTGATCCAGAGATTGTGAATGAAAATGAGAGGATGGCTTCAGAGTATTTTGCAATTCCATGTCCGGATTTGGAGTGCAAAAGCGCAGAGCAGTGTGCCTCTGCTTCAAGTGATGGTCAGCTTACAATTAGAAATAATGGTTGTGTTCAAGAAGCTGTGGCTCTTGATGGTCAAGGTGCCAATGATGTTCCGGTGGGTGAAACTCCTCCAACTATATTGAAAACTGCAGAGCCTCCTTCAGTTTTGGTTCCAATCAACCCTTCATCTGTTTCTCATGAATTAAGCATTCCTGAACCTCAGAACCAGGATGAGGTTTCCAAGTTGAAGGACAAAGGTCCATCTCCAGTTAATAACGTTGCAACTGAAGTGCCAGATAGCACAATAACCCAGTCTGTTGTGAATGTGACTATAGAACCTGAACAAAAGGTGGTTCAACAAGAGATAGTTGAGATATACATGAAAAGCATGCAGcagtttacagaggctcttgcaAAGATGAAGCTTCCCATGGACATTGGTGATAGTTCAGGCGCTGATAATGTGGATAGTAGTACTTCGGGGACCTCTGGCTCTAGTGAGAAGGCAAATGCATCAAAAAGTAGTGAACCaagtccaaaagtattttatGGTAGCAGAGCCTTCTTTTGA
- the LOC113688487 gene encoding uncharacterized protein isoform X2 — protein MDIHNICIYQNQDVYARLSLTGDPEQVVSTQIINGGGRNPVFDENVRLNVRTIDSSVRCEVWMLSRVRNYLEDQLLGFTAVPLCEVLIENGKPEQEFSLSSSDLYHSPAGFVQLTLTYTGASPDVLEIPASHSCTVVDVSNKDSEVDDSVPCELDKIEFPDPEIVNENERMASEYFAIPCPDLECKSAEQCASASSDGQLTIRNNGCVQEAVALDGQGANDVPVGETPPTILKTAEPPSVLVPINPSSVSHELSIPEPQNQDEVSKLKDKGPSPVNNVATEVPDSTITQSVVNVTIEPEQKVVQQEIVEIYMKSMQQFTEALAKMKLPMDIGDSSGADNVDSSTSGTSGSSEKANASKSSEPSPKVFYGSRAFF, from the coding sequence ATGGATATTCATAACATATGCATATATCAAAATCAAGATGTGTATGCCAGACTTTCCTTGACTGGTGATCCAGAACAAGTAGTTTCAACTCAAATTATTAATGGTGGGGGAAGGAATCCAGTTTTTGATGAAAATGTTCGGTTAAATGTCCGAACTATCGATTCATCGGTTAGATGTGAGGTTTGGATGCTTAGTAGGGTGCGGAATTATTTAGAAGACCAGTTGTTGGGATTCACAGCGGTGCCTCTTTGTGAAGTTCTCATTGAGAATGGTAAACCGGAACAAGAATTTTCACTCTCTTCAAGTGATTTATACCATTCTCCTGCTGGTTTTGTACAACTAACTCTCACCTACACTGGCGCATCACCTGATGTTCTTGAAATCCCTGCATCACACTCTTGTACCGTTGTAGATGTTTCTAATAAAGATTCCGAGGTTGATGATTCAGTACCCTGTGAACTAGATAAAATTGAGTTTCCTGATCCAGAGATTGTGAATGAAAATGAGAGGATGGCTTCAGAGTATTTTGCAATTCCATGTCCGGATTTGGAGTGCAAAAGCGCAGAGCAGTGTGCCTCTGCTTCAAGTGATGGTCAGCTTACAATTAGAAATAATGGTTGTGTTCAAGAAGCTGTGGCTCTTGATGGTCAAGGTGCCAATGATGTTCCGGTGGGTGAAACTCCTCCAACTATATTGAAAACTGCAGAGCCTCCTTCAGTTTTGGTTCCAATCAACCCTTCATCTGTTTCTCATGAATTAAGCATTCCTGAACCTCAGAACCAGGATGAGGTTTCCAAGTTGAAGGACAAAGGTCCATCTCCAGTTAATAACGTTGCAACTGAAGTGCCAGATAGCACAATAACCCAGTCTGTTGTGAATGTGACTATAGAACCTGAACAAAAGGTGGTTCAACAAGAGATAGTTGAGATATACATGAAAAGCATGCAGcagtttacagaggctcttgcaAAGATGAAGCTTCCCATGGACATTGGTGATAGTTCAGGCGCTGATAATGTGGATAGTAGTACTTCGGGGACCTCTGGCTCTAGTGAGAAGGCAAATGCATCAAAAAGTAGTGAACCaagtccaaaagtattttatGGTAGCAGAGCCTTCTTTTGA